A genome region from Candidatus Methylomirabilis tolerans includes the following:
- the rpsU gene encoding 30S ribosomal protein S21 produces MAPDDGVEETSGGSRYDKGTRHRPLEVKVDGRGVESAIRLFKKLILRDGILKELKRRAHYEKPGEKRRRKVREAARRLRRQAARAVRRDQLEF; encoded by the coding sequence ATGGCTCCTGACGATGGCGTTGAGGAAACGAGCGGGGGTTCGAGGTACGACAAAGGGACTCGGCATCGCCCTCTCGAGGTCAAAGTAGACGGTCGAGGGGTCGAATCAGCTATTCGGCTCTTCAAGAAGCTCATCTTACGCGACGGGATCTTGAAGGAACTGAAACGAAGAGCGCACTACGAGAAACCAGGGGAGAAGCGTCGCCGAAAGGTTCGCGAGGCCGCACGCAGACTTCGCCGTCAGGCAGCTCGCGCGGTTCGCCGCGACCAGTTAGAATTCTAA